A window of Salmo trutta chromosome 17, fSalTru1.1, whole genome shotgun sequence genomic DNA:
TCTGTGCAGAAATCTCTAATGTTTGGCAAAGAGCAGGGGTCACATGCAGGGCCTACAAAAATACATGTAAATTGATAATTCTCTATTTAACACATAAAGTTGCGACTTATAAAGGAGCCAACCTTATAATTCAATGTTATTACATGGGTCTTTACAAACCCCTTTCACCCACAACAAATAGTTTGGTATGCCTGCTGTCTGGTTGGCACATAGGCCATAGTTATATTTAGCTTGTGTTTTGCAAACTGACCTGACCTAATTTCCCCATTGGTAGCCAACAGAGAACCAGAGAAAGGTCGCACCAGAGAAAGTAAGACAAGGGGAGGACCGTGGCTGTTGTGACATGGCCTGCAGAAATCCAGAGCTGGTGCCGTATACTGTAAGAGCAACACCTTCTCTTGTGTTATGCCCCGATAACGACAGTTCCAACGAGGAGGCTGAGATAAATGTGATGATACCTGACACAGTTCTTCACATAGAGACAGAATCCTTCTTTGTGAACCGTCAACAGCTGGCTCTTCAGAGCCCATATTTCCGTGCACTTTTCTATGGCGGCGGCAGAGAGAGTGGCAAGCGCCACGTTGAGATCAAAGGTGTGGGTGTGGAGCAGTTTCGTGTCCTGATGGAATACACCCAGACATCCAAGCTATCTCTCAGCAGAGAGAATGTCCTGAGGATCCTCGAGACAGCAGACTTCCTCCAGCTGGAGAGACCCAGGCTCCTGTGCGGCAAGTTCCTGGAGAGAGAGCTGCATCTGAGCAACTGCTTGGGCATGATGTCCTACGCTTGGCAGCTGGGATGCCGGGAGCTCTACACAGCAGCACGTGAGGTGGCTCTAACCCACCTACCTGCTATCGCCACAGAGGACGACTTCATGTATCTGTCCAAGGAGAGTGTGGCGGACCTCCTTGCCAGTGATAAACTATTTGTACCCAGGGAGGATCAAGCCTTGGAGATGACCTTACGCTGGGCAACCTTTGACCCCAGTCGGGAGGAGGACTTCATGGAGTTGGTGGAGCTGGTGCGACTAGAGAGCCTGTCTCTGCCCTACATCACTGATCTGCTCACCAGGCTCAAAGGGTCCGACCCGCAAGCCAAACTCATCTGTAAACTGAATGACAATTTTCCTACTAGCTGGTCTATGGGCAGGTCCGTACCTCGGGCCAGAGAGACACTGTACATACTCGGAGGGCCCCATGACCAGGACAAACAGTCTCTCTACCAGTTTTACCCCCACAGTGGGAGATGGCAGTCCCATGCACCACTTCAGAGGAAGAATCTCACACAGTACTCTGTGGCAGCAGTAGGTAATGATTTGACAATTTGACTCCCTTTCTGAAGTTAAACACCCTTTCTTATTCTGAATAAATTAAGTCAGCTAAAGTGATCCATGAACTTACTATCAGTATGCTATCGGGAGAATGTATACTTGAATAAGCCATACGAGTCATAATTCAAGTAATTTATGTCAGCCTCTTGTTTCTTCCTCTCCCAGGAGAAAACATTGTAGTCACCGGAGGCAACTTCCGTGATGCGATTTTTTGGTACAGCGTGGACTGGGTGCAGATATTCCAGTGTGGGAATGAGCGCTGGGTGGATGGCCCTCCGCTGCAGAAGTCCAGGCACAGCCACTGCTCTGTGGGCCTGGGGCAGGAGCTGTACGTCCTGGGGGGCACCATGGACG
This region includes:
- the LOC115151774 gene encoding kelch-like protein 23: MACRNPELVPYTVRATPSLVLCPDNDSSNEEAEINVMIPDTVLHIETESFFVNRQQLALQSPYFRALFYGGGRESGKRHVEIKGVGVEQFRVLMEYTQTSKLSLSRENVLRILETADFLQLERPRLLCGKFLERELHLSNCLGMMSYAWQLGCRELYTAAREVALTHLPAIATEDDFMYLSKESVADLLASDKLFVPREDQALEMTLRWATFDPSREEDFMELVELVRLESLSLPYITDLLTRLKGSDPQAKLICKLNDNFPTSWSMGRSVPRARETLYILGGPHDQDKQSLYQFYPHSGRWQSHAPLQRKNLTQYSVAAVGENIVVTGGNFRDAIFWYSVDWVQIFQCGNERWVDGPPLQKSRHSHCSVGLGQELYVLGGTMDEGPVAHVEKLLLGAQGWEDVSPMVRAVDRAATVALDLCIYVACGLDENGEVYSGIQRYLVKEDQWDVVTYSPLPRYDLLATVLNGAVYLLGGQALRLDVETDEWTVLEEECLDRKFFGGCTTVNGQIYLLSERKMNKAFPNMVLMDPYIDTCMEIDNAIPCPVPLRGCVTMRLVT